The Geobacter metallireducens GS-15 region CAGGCTGTCGGCGATGCCGAGATTGATGCTGTTGTTCAAGGTATTCAATTCTGCCGTCGCCATGGCGATCTCGGCCGACGACTCCCGGACCATGGCATGGCGCCGTTCCCGCTGGATCGGGAGATTGAAGGTGAGGCCAGCGCTGTACATGTCGTACCCAGCCTCCATGTCATTGATGGGATCCCGCTGCATATATTCGAAGGAGAGATTAACGTCAGGAAAATACTCTTTTTCCGCCAGACGGTGTCCGGCTTCACCCTTCTCGATCTCGGCGCGCAGACTCTTGACCAGCGGCCGGTTCTCCTGCGCCATGGAGCGGAGTTGGTCGGGGGACCAGGTAAAGGGCTTCAGTTCGAAGTCGGCAACTTTTCCCACCGGCGTTTCGGCGGGGCGGTAGAGCAGGGTGTTCAGGGTGGCCTGGAGGCTCTTTCGCTGCTGTTCCAGGGATATCTTCATGTCGACCATCTTCGAACGTTCAACCTGGGCCTTGAAGACGTCCTGCTGGGCCCCCTGGCCCACGGAGTATTTCGTTTCGGCAAGGGCGATGAAGTCATCCATGATCCGGATATTCTTCTCGACGATCTGCAACTCCTTGTCGGTCAGAAAGATTTGGTACCAGGTCTCCTTCACCATCCGGGCCAGTTCCAACTTCCGCTCCGCCACCTGCCACTTGAGCGCCTCGGCCTCCCTCGACGCCACCTCGGCCTTCAGGTCCCGCTTCCCCCAGAAGGGGAGTTGCTGCGAGATGCCGATCACCCGCTGGCTCATGGGATCACGCCGGGAATTGAAGGGATCGCGGATCAGGAAGCTCTGCATCTTGAGCATGAGCATCGGATCGTCAAGGGCACCCGCTTGGGCCACGCGGTTGCGGAACATCTCCCAACGGGCCTCGGACGCCTTCACCTCGGGATTGTTGGCGAGGGCAGCATCGACAAGCTGAGGGAGATTTTCGGATGGTTTTGTTTCCTCGGCCGGTGCCTGGTACGGAAGCGCCAGCACCGCGAGAAGCATGAACCCGATTGCGAGACGTGATTTCATGGGGTCTCCTGGAGGTTGTAGATAGTTATGACTATCCATTTGCCGTGCCAAAAGCAAATTGGCTGATTTTACGGCTTATATTCAACTTGTGCCGCTTGTTCGATGGCGAGCATGCAGAATATTCGACAGCAGCATCAGAATATTCTCTACTGTCGTGGCTAGTTCACTCTAGTTTTTATCGGCGAGTTTTTAATTAATTTTAGTTGTTTTGTAAAAAAATTTTTCCATTTGGCAAAGTAGAGACAAGAGCGCGGTGCAATCACTTGCTGCCAATCTGGATGATTTGCATCTGCATATCCATCCCTGCCTTCATGGCGGTGATGTTGGCCTCGTAGGCCCGGGTTAGGGCGGGACGGATCCGCCGATACGGCTCTAACCTGTTAAATAATGCCACTTCATTTCTTGTTGTCAATGTGTCTGGCAGATGTAAGTGCCTAACATTACGCCTGTTATTGCATGAGGAACCAAAGGAGCGGAAACAGCTGGTCCGGTTCGTAGGGTTTGTGAACTATACCCGACGCACCTGCCATTGCTGCTTTTTTCCCGAAATCTTCGGGCGGGTCGGCGACACCGAGAATAACTAAAAGGCTGGGCTGATTCTCGAGCGCTGCACGGGTCAGTTCGATCCCGTCCATATCGGGAAGCAGGGCATCGGCAACTAGGACTTTCCATGGTTCATCTTTAAGCACCAAGAGCGCCTCTTCGCCGTTTTCCACGCGGGTAACCCTCAAACCGTTACGAATTAGCAACGACTCAATGGTGGCGCACTGCTTCCCTGCGGTCACGAAAAGAAAGTCGCCGCTCTCTGGCCAGGTCTCTTTCGAATTCATTTCTTCTCTGTTGTGGGCCAAATTCAGCATCAGATCACCCTCCCGTCCCGAATGTGAATTGTCCGGTCGGTGTACTGGCAGTTTTCCGGGTTGTGGGTCACCATCACCACGGTCTGACCCTCGTCGTTCAGTTCCCGAAAAAGGGCCATGACCGCCTCGCTGTTGGCGGTATCGAGGTTGCCGGTGGGCTCGTCGGCAAAGAGGATGTGGGGGCGGTTGACGATGGCGCGGGCGATGGCCACCCGCTCCTGTTCGCCACCGGAGAGCTGGTTCGGCAGCCGGTCCGCTTTGCCGCCGAGCCCGACCCGTTCCAGGGCCTGGAGGGCCGCTTGCCGTTTCTCGTCGCCCTTCAGGGACGCGATGGTCAGGGGGAGCATGACGTTCTCCTGGGCCGTGAGATAGGGGATCAGGTGGAACGACTGGAAGACGAAGCCGAAGTTCCCGGCCCGAAAATCGGCCAGCCGCTCCTCTCCCAAGGCGTAGAGGTCGGTTCCGTTGACCGTCACCTTGCCGCTGGTCGGGTGGTTCATGCCGCCGAGGATGGAAAGAAGGGTGCTTTTCCCTGACCCCGACTGTCCCATAATGGTGATGAACTCGCCGGTCTCGATGCCGATGTCGACCCCCCGCAGCGCCTCCACCGTCTCATCACCGCAGGAGTAGTGCTTGGTTAGATTACTGATCTCGATGAGTGCCATGGTTAAATACTCCGTTATTCTCGTTTGTCCGGTCCCTAGTCCCCGGTCCCCGCTGTTACAGTGCCCGCAGGGCTTCCGTGGGGTCCATACGGCTGGCGTGGAGTGCCGGATAGAGGCTCGCTAGGAGCCCCACCGTCACGGCGAGGCCGATGGAGCCCGACGCCACCAGTCCGTCCCAGACAAGGGCCGCTTTGGCAGACTCGGCCATGAAGGGGAGGGCGAGCCGGGCCGCCCCCATTCCCGAAAGATAGCCCAACGCGCCGGCCAGCAGGCTCACCAGGGACGCCTCCAGGAGGATGATCCGCATAATGTGGCTCTTTCTGAAACCGATGGCCCGGAAGACGCCGATCTCGGTGGTCCGCTCGTTGACGCTCCCCATCATGGTCACGAAGACGATAAGTGAGCCGATGAAGATCACCACCCCGGCGACCCCGTAGGAGAAGCGCTTGAACTGGTCGAGGGTCTTGAGCCGCGACTCCACCACCTGCTGAATGGCGGTGACCTTCGCCTCCGGAAGCTTCTCGGCGATCTGGACGACCATGTCGCCGATGGGGCAACCGGCGCAGAGCGCCGCCACTTCCACAAGCGTGATCTTGTCCTCCTTGCCGAGGATCTTCTGGGCCTTTTTCAGGGGCGCGAAGACCAGCGAGTCGTCCTGGGAGCCGGTCTGTTCCAGGATTCCCGCC contains the following coding sequences:
- a CDS encoding TolC family protein, with product MKSRLAIGFMLLAVLALPYQAPAEETKPSENLPQLVDAALANNPEVKASEARWEMFRNRVAQAGALDDPMLMLKMQSFLIRDPFNSRRDPMSQRVIGISQQLPFWGKRDLKAEVASREAEALKWQVAERKLELARMVKETWYQIFLTDKELQIVEKNIRIMDDFIALAETKYSVGQGAQQDVFKAQVERSKMVDMKISLEQQRKSLQATLNTLLYRPAETPVGKVADFELKPFTWSPDQLRSMAQENRPLVKSLRAEIEKGEAGHRLAEKEYFPDVNLSFEYMQRDPINDMEAGYDMYSAGLTFNLPIQRERRHAMVRESSAEIAMATAELNTLNNSINLGIADSLAQLERREKLAKLYRTGIIPQAEQSLESATIGYRVNKVDFLTLLDNRLTLFNYERDYYESLAEYQMRLAQLEALVGKELQE
- a CDS encoding response regulator, with product MLNLAHNREEMNSKETWPESGDFLFVTAGKQCATIESLLIRNGLRVTRVENGEEALLVLKDEPWKVLVADALLPDMDGIELTRAALENQPSLLVILGVADPPEDFGKKAAMAGASGIVHKPYEPDQLFPLLWFLMQ
- a CDS encoding ABC transporter ATP-binding protein; amino-acid sequence: MALIEISNLTKHYSCGDETVEALRGVDIGIETGEFITIMGQSGSGKSTLLSILGGMNHPTSGKVTVNGTDLYALGEERLADFRAGNFGFVFQSFHLIPYLTAQENVMLPLTIASLKGDEKRQAALQALERVGLGGKADRLPNQLSGGEQERVAIARAIVNRPHILFADEPTGNLDTANSEAVMALFRELNDEGQTVVMVTHNPENCQYTDRTIHIRDGRVI
- a CDS encoding ABC transporter permease; amino-acid sequence: MKLHSISLNNLRRRKAKMAFLTIGLMVGIATIVTLVTLTESMSNDIGRKMDEFGANILIMPRSEDLAMSYGGISLGRVSFDQQEIHEGDLARIREIKNNKNILAVSPKVLGAATLKEKNVLLVGVNFAEELKMKQWWRIFGDEPKTENEILLGSTTADTLHLSPGDSVTIGGEALKVAGILEQTGSQDDSLVFAPLKKAQKILGKEDKITLVEVAALCAGCPIGDMVVQIAEKLPEAKVTAIQQVVESRLKTLDQFKRFSYGVAGVVIFIGSLIVFVTMMGSVNERTTEIGVFRAIGFRKSHIMRIILLEASLVSLLAGALGYLSGMGAARLALPFMAESAKAALVWDGLVASGSIGLAVTVGLLASLYPALHASRMDPTEALRAL